One Janthinobacterium sp. TB1-E2 genomic region harbors:
- a CDS encoding sensor histidine kinase, which translates to MSQALRYLLVVGGGIVSILLFLLASASDNSGFFDRYYTWLLGLNAAVAVSLLALVGISLARLYARYKSGKFGSKLMTRLVMLFAAVGILPGLVIFLVSVQFVSHSIESWFNVKIEAALESGIELGRAGLDAALVELDHRGHKAVEEMGADPVAGPAVLTSLLREEGMQNAMLVSGDGVLLASAGPHSAADLPTPAMLVQAASPAGYASAEGGLELHDDGTESGGGGFRSGLPASLETAASLRLRVLVAVPGPSVSPRYLQLLQAVPPKLATNGEVLRAAYSEYKERFVARVGLRKMYMEILTLTLLLAIFGAIGSAFLIAGNLAQPLLLLAEGTRAVAEGDLSPRPIVATKDELGTLTQSFNIMTRQLLDARTAVESNRAALQNAKAHLESVLANMSAGVMVLDGDFKLVTCNESVERILQHSGTSMVGQPLAHIAGMEEFGGAIISAFTAQSAQSASGRNQQRLHWQRQIEIPRRLGSSADEHDITLLARGSRLPLESGSGYIVVFDDISDVISAQRSIAWGEVARRLAHEIKNPLTPIQLSAERLQMKLEGKLEQPDADLLSRATTTIVKQVDAMKRMVDDFRDYARTPPAVLTPLRLNELIEEILNLYLRGDDGDIIHPLLAPNLPMVMGDPTQLRQVIHNLLQNAQDAMADLPPDSPHPRIDVRTEAIHYRSADGGVNIAVRLAITDNGPGFAPKILARAFEPYVTSKARGTGLGLAMVKKIIDEHGGRIDIENRVDGNGASVVILLLKLAPDAPAQEFLA; encoded by the coding sequence GTGAGTCAAGCATTGCGCTATCTGCTGGTGGTGGGCGGCGGCATTGTCAGTATCCTGCTGTTCCTGCTGGCGTCGGCTTCCGATAATTCCGGCTTTTTCGACCGTTACTACACCTGGCTGCTGGGCCTGAACGCGGCCGTGGCCGTCTCCCTGCTGGCGCTGGTGGGTATTTCCCTGGCCCGCCTGTACGCGCGCTACAAGAGCGGCAAGTTCGGCTCCAAGCTGATGACGCGCCTGGTGATGCTGTTCGCCGCCGTCGGCATCCTGCCGGGCCTCGTGATTTTCCTTGTCTCCGTGCAATTCGTCTCCCACTCCATCGAATCCTGGTTCAACGTCAAGATCGAAGCGGCGCTGGAATCGGGGATTGAGCTGGGCCGTGCCGGCCTCGATGCGGCCCTGGTCGAGCTCGATCACCGGGGCCACAAGGCGGTCGAAGAAATGGGTGCCGACCCGGTGGCCGGCCCGGCCGTGCTGACCAGCCTGTTGCGCGAGGAGGGCATGCAAAACGCCATGCTCGTCAGCGGCGACGGCGTGCTGCTGGCCAGCGCGGGGCCGCACAGCGCGGCCGACTTGCCGACGCCGGCCATGCTGGTGCAGGCGGCCTCGCCGGCCGGCTATGCCTCGGCCGAAGGGGGCTTGGAATTGCACGACGATGGCACGGAGTCGGGCGGCGGCGGTTTCCGCTCGGGCCTGCCGGCGTCGCTGGAAACGGCGGCCAGCCTGCGCCTGCGCGTGCTGGTGGCCGTGCCGGGGCCGTCCGTGTCGCCCCGCTACCTGCAACTGCTGCAGGCGGTGCCGCCCAAGCTGGCGACGAATGGCGAAGTGCTGCGCGCCGCCTACAGCGAATACAAGGAACGTTTCGTCGCGCGCGTGGGTCTGCGCAAGATGTACATGGAAATCCTCACTTTGACCTTGCTGCTGGCCATCTTTGGCGCCATCGGCAGCGCTTTCCTGATCGCGGGCAACCTGGCCCAGCCCCTGCTGCTGCTGGCCGAAGGCACGCGCGCCGTGGCCGAAGGCGACCTGTCGCCGCGCCCCATCGTCGCCACCAAGGATGAACTGGGTACCCTGACGCAGTCGTTCAACATCATGACGCGCCAGTTGCTCGATGCGCGCACGGCCGTTGAAAGCAACCGCGCCGCGCTGCAAAACGCCAAGGCCCACCTGGAATCGGTGCTGGCGAACATGTCGGCCGGCGTGATGGTGCTCGACGGCGACTTCAAGCTGGTGACCTGCAATGAATCGGTCGAGCGCATCCTCCAGCATTCGGGCACGAGCATGGTGGGCCAGCCGCTGGCGCATATTGCTGGAATGGAAGAATTTGGCGGCGCCATCATCAGCGCCTTCACGGCGCAAAGCGCGCAATCGGCGTCGGGCCGCAACCAGCAGCGCCTGCACTGGCAGCGGCAGATCGAGATTCCGCGCCGCCTGGGCAGCAGTGCCGACGAGCATGACATCACCCTGCTGGCGCGCGGTTCGCGCCTGCCGCTGGAGTCCGGCAGCGGCTACATCGTCGTGTTCGATGATATTTCCGACGTCATTTCCGCACAGCGCTCGATCGCCTGGGGCGAGGTGGCACGCCGCCTCGCGCATGAAATCAAGAATCCGCTCACGCCGATCCAGCTGTCGGCCGAGCGCCTGCAGATGAAACTCGAAGGCAAGCTGGAGCAACCCGATGCGGACCTGCTCAGCCGCGCCACCACCACCATCGTCAAGCAGGTCGATGCGATGAAGCGCATGGTCGACGACTTCCGCGACTATGCGCGCACGCCGCCGGCCGTGCTCACGCCGCTGCGCTTGAACGAGCTGATCGAAGAGATACTGAACCTGTACCTGCGCGGCGACGATGGCGACATCATCCACCCGCTGCTGGCGCCGAATCTGCCGATGGTGATGGGCGATCCGACCCAGTTGCGTCAGGTGATTCACAACCTGCTGCAGAACGCGCAGGACGCCATGGCCGACCTGCCGCCGGACTCGCCGCATCCGCGGATTGACGTGAGGACGGAAGCAATTCATTATCGCAGTGCGGACGGCGGCGTGAATATCGCCGTGCGGCTGGCCATCACGGACAATGGTCCTGGTTTTGCACCCAAAATCCTGGCGCGCGCGTTCGAGCCGTATGTGACCTCGAAGGCCCGCGGCACGGGATTGGGCCTGGCGATGGTAAAGAAAATTATCGATGAACACGGCGGACGCATCGATATCGAGAACCGGGTCGACGGCAATGGCGCTTCGGTGGTCATTTTGCTGTTAAAGTTAGCTCCCGACGCTCCTGCCCAGGAATTCCTGGCGTGA
- the argS gene encoding arginine--tRNA ligase translates to MLAQQKQEIIALFQAALAPVLAGTTLEPTVVLERPRDASHGDVACNIAMQLAKQLKQNPRELAQTIVTAVLANPAGKGLVEAVEIAGPGFINVRVSNAAKQAVVKTILGEADSYGRSTAGAGKQVILEFVSANPTGPLHVGHGRQAALGDALSSLFDAQGYKVTREFYYNDAGVQIQTLANSVQARARGLKPGDAEWPESAYNGDYIADIANDFKAGKTVSASDGQPATANGNVEDIDSIRPFAVTYLRNEQDIDLQAFGVKFDNYYLESSLYADGKVNNAVETLIKAGHTYEQDGALWLRTTDFGDDKDRVMRKTDGTYTYFVPDVAYHLVKWQRGFVQAINIQGSDHHGTIARVRAGLQAVDMGIPQGYPDYVLHKMVTVMKDGEEVKISKRAGSYVTVRDLIEWSGGGDIAKGRDAVRFFLISRKADTEFVFDVDVALKTTDENPVYYVQYAHARICRILENWGGDESAVANVDLSPLTAPTEATLLATLAAYPEMLARAQAELGPHQVAFYLRDLAANLHSFYFAEKVLVEDEAVKMARLALVIAARQVLRNGLALIGVSAPNKM, encoded by the coding sequence ATGCTCGCCCAACAGAAACAAGAAATCATCGCCCTGTTCCAGGCCGCCCTCGCTCCCGTCCTGGCCGGCACTACGCTCGAGCCTACCGTGGTGCTCGAGCGACCACGCGATGCATCGCATGGCGACGTCGCCTGCAATATCGCCATGCAACTGGCCAAGCAGCTGAAACAGAATCCCCGCGAACTGGCGCAAACCATCGTGACGGCCGTGCTGGCCAACCCGGCCGGCAAGGGCCTGGTCGAGGCAGTGGAAATCGCCGGTCCCGGCTTCATCAACGTGCGCGTGTCAAACGCCGCCAAGCAGGCCGTCGTGAAAACCATCCTGGGCGAAGCCGACAGCTATGGCCGCAGCACGGCAGGCGCCGGCAAGCAAGTCATCCTGGAATTCGTCTCGGCCAACCCGACCGGTCCGCTGCACGTGGGCCACGGTCGCCAGGCGGCCCTGGGCGACGCCCTGTCCTCGCTGTTCGACGCGCAAGGCTACAAAGTGACGCGCGAGTTCTACTATAACGACGCGGGCGTGCAGATCCAGACCCTGGCCAACTCCGTGCAGGCACGCGCGCGCGGCTTAAAGCCCGGCGACGCCGAATGGCCCGAGTCCGCCTACAACGGCGACTACATCGCCGACATCGCCAACGACTTCAAGGCCGGCAAGACCGTCTCGGCCAGCGATGGCCAGCCTGCCACGGCCAATGGCAACGTGGAAGACATCGACTCGATCCGCCCGTTTGCCGTCACCTACCTGCGCAACGAACAGGACATCGACTTGCAGGCGTTCGGCGTGAAGTTCGACAATTACTACCTGGAATCGTCGCTGTACGCGGACGGCAAGGTCAATAACGCCGTGGAAACCTTGATCAAGGCCGGCCACACCTACGAGCAGGATGGCGCGCTGTGGCTGCGCACCACCGACTTCGGCGACGACAAAGACCGCGTGATGCGCAAGACGGACGGCACCTACACGTATTTCGTGCCGGACGTCGCGTACCACCTGGTGAAATGGCAGCGCGGCTTCGTGCAGGCCATCAATATCCAGGGCAGCGACCACCACGGCACCATCGCCCGCGTACGCGCCGGCCTGCAGGCCGTCGACATGGGCATCCCGCAAGGCTACCCCGACTACGTGCTGCACAAGATGGTCACCGTCATGAAAGACGGCGAAGAAGTCAAGATTTCGAAGCGCGCCGGCTCCTACGTGACCGTGCGCGACCTGATCGAATGGTCGGGCGGCGGCGACATCGCCAAGGGCCGCGACGCCGTGCGCTTCTTCCTGATCTCGCGCAAGGCCGACACGGAATTCGTCTTCGACGTCGACGTGGCGCTGAAAACCACCGATGAAAACCCCGTCTATTACGTGCAGTACGCGCATGCGCGCATCTGCCGCATCCTGGAAAACTGGGGCGGCGATGAAAGCGCGGTCGCCAACGTCGACCTTTCCCCACTGACGGCGCCGACCGAAGCGACCCTGCTGGCGACCCTGGCCGCCTATCCGGAAATGCTGGCGCGCGCGCAAGCGGAACTGGGACCGCATCAAGTCGCCTTCTACCTGCGCGACCTGGCCGCCAACCTGCACAGCTTCTACTTCGCCGAAAAAGTGCTGGTCGAGGACGAAGCCGTCAAGATGGCCCGCCTGGCTCTCGTCATCGCCGCGCGCCAGGTACTGCGCAACGGCCTGGCACTGATCGGCGTGTCCGCGCCAAACAAAATGTAA
- a CDS encoding DUF4390 domain-containing protein — MPRAHAADMVEITRAYIESSEEGYKLAATYSFELNHDLDDAVQHGVPLFFTTEIELTRPRWYWFDEKAIVARQTSRLSYNVLTRQYHVSGGGLQQSFATLDDALFLIRRPSRWLVARRGELKVGQTYNVTLRMGMDRDYLPKPIQVNAFNNSDWRLASNKKTFLYTAE, encoded by the coding sequence ATGCCACGCGCGCATGCCGCCGATATGGTCGAGATCACCCGTGCCTACATCGAGTCTAGCGAAGAGGGCTACAAGCTGGCCGCCACATATTCCTTCGAGCTCAATCATGACCTCGATGATGCCGTGCAGCATGGCGTGCCGCTGTTTTTCACGACGGAAATCGAACTGACCCGGCCCCGCTGGTACTGGTTCGATGAAAAGGCCATCGTGGCGCGCCAGACCAGCCGGCTGTCGTACAACGTGCTCACGCGCCAGTACCACGTGTCGGGCGGCGGCTTGCAGCAAAGCTTTGCCACGCTCGACGATGCGCTGTTCCTGATCCGCCGTCCCAGCCGCTGGCTGGTGGCGCGGCGCGGCGAACTGAAAGTGGGGCAGACGTATAACGTCACCTTGCGCATGGGCATGGACCGCGACTACCTGCCCAAGCCGATACAGGTCAATGCCTTCAATAACAGCGACTGGCGCCTGGCTTCGAATAAAAAAACCTTTTTGTATACGGCGGAGTAG
- the rsmB gene encoding 16S rRNA (cytosine(967)-C(5))-methyltransferase RsmB → MNKRPTLKLKTKPAPGQAPAVPKLRPSYHPDLKPVLQPGFQPDLRADSLAFCLLGAANAVAQVRTGTALPQALAKVFTQSNASPQARGAIQDISYRTMRQLGRSETLVGLMTSKAPEPPMLAALLCCALSLMSAEPGEQPYEEFTVVDQAVTVATSHPDLAHAKGMVNAVLRRFLRERKSLLEAALQQPLAQWNYPQWWIDSLRLAYPRDWQAILTAGNAVPPLTLRVNRRKSTVEAYLAVLQEAGIAARQVGPFAVRLDKPIGVALIPGFEQGVVSVQDAGAQLAAPLLDLHDGMRVLDACAAPGGKTCHILELADVHVTAIDADAKRLPRIAENLERLGLDATLKAQDAQSSAWWDGQQYDRILADVPCTASGIVRRHPDIRWLRRKGDAFQLATLSSKILDNLWQMLRPDGKLLFVTCSLWPQESEAQAAAFAVRNNATRLTAPGQLLPTGSAEQDHDGLFYALFQKNAA, encoded by the coding sequence ATGAACAAGCGCCCCACGCTGAAATTGAAAACCAAGCCGGCGCCAGGCCAGGCTCCTGCCGTACCGAAATTGCGTCCCAGCTACCATCCCGACCTGAAACCGGTCTTGCAGCCAGGCTTCCAGCCCGATTTGCGCGCCGACTCGCTGGCGTTTTGCCTGCTGGGCGCGGCCAATGCCGTAGCGCAAGTGCGCACGGGCACGGCCCTGCCGCAGGCGCTGGCCAAGGTGTTTACGCAATCGAACGCCAGCCCGCAGGCGCGCGGCGCCATCCAGGATATTTCCTACCGTACCATGCGCCAGCTGGGGCGCAGCGAAACCCTGGTCGGCCTGATGACGTCGAAGGCGCCCGAGCCGCCGATGCTGGCCGCCTTGCTGTGCTGCGCGCTGTCCTTGATGTCGGCCGAGCCGGGCGAGCAGCCGTATGAGGAATTCACGGTGGTCGACCAGGCCGTCACCGTCGCCACGTCGCACCCTGACCTGGCGCATGCCAAGGGCATGGTCAACGCTGTCTTGCGCCGTTTCTTGCGCGAGCGAAAATCCTTGCTGGAAGCGGCCCTGCAGCAACCGTTGGCGCAATGGAATTATCCGCAGTGGTGGATTGACTCGCTGCGCCTGGCCTATCCGCGCGACTGGCAAGCCATTTTGACGGCCGGCAATGCCGTGCCGCCATTGACCTTGCGCGTGAATCGCCGCAAGAGCACGGTGGAAGCGTATCTGGCCGTGCTGCAGGAAGCGGGCATCGCCGCGCGCCAGGTGGGACCGTTCGCCGTGCGCCTGGACAAACCGATCGGCGTGGCCCTGATCCCCGGCTTCGAGCAGGGCGTCGTTTCCGTGCAGGATGCCGGCGCGCAACTGGCCGCACCGCTGCTGGACTTGCATGACGGCATGCGCGTGCTCGATGCCTGCGCGGCGCCGGGCGGCAAGACCTGCCACATCCTGGAACTGGCCGACGTGCACGTGACCGCCATCGACGCGGACGCCAAGCGCCTGCCGCGCATCGCGGAAAACCTCGAGCGCCTGGGCCTGGACGCCACCCTGAAGGCGCAGGATGCGCAATCGAGCGCGTGGTGGGACGGCCAGCAGTACGACCGCATCCTGGCCGACGTGCCGTGCACGGCCTCGGGCATCGTGCGCCGCCATCCCGATATCCGCTGGTTGCGCCGCAAGGGTGACGCGTTCCAACTTGCAACACTTTCATCCAAAATTCTGGACAACCTGTGGCAGATGCTGCGCCCCGATGGTAAATTGCTGTTCGTGACATGTTCATTGTGGCCGCAGGAGTCCGAGGCACAGGCGGCGGCATTTGCGGTGCGCAATAATGCGACCCGATTGACAGCGCCTGGCCAGCTGTTGCCGACCGGCAGCGCGGAGCAGGACCACGACGGTTTGTTCTATGCGCTATTCCAAAAAAATGCGGCTTGA
- a CDS encoding response regulator translates to MANILVVDDEMGIRELLSEILGDEGHAIQLAENAQQAREARAAGAPDLVLLDIWMPDTDGVTLLKEWQRDGLLTMPVIMMSGHATIDTAVEATRIGAMNFLEKPIALQKLLKAVQQGLTRAQETVRAPSVAPRPVAPVVAEESSHPVPSFGGSAPQQLMVRPGIAVPAVAEGHGYNLSFDLPLREARDAFERMYFEHHLGREGGSMTRVAEKTGLERTHLYRKLKQLGVEPGKLAKKGL, encoded by the coding sequence ATGGCAAACATACTCGTAGTGGATGATGAAATGGGTATCCGTGAGTTGCTCTCGGAAATTTTGGGCGACGAAGGACATGCTATCCAGCTGGCCGAAAATGCGCAGCAGGCGCGCGAAGCGCGTGCCGCCGGTGCGCCGGATCTGGTATTGCTGGATATCTGGATGCCCGACACCGATGGCGTCACCTTGCTCAAGGAGTGGCAGCGCGATGGCTTGCTGACCATGCCGGTGATCATGATGTCGGGCCACGCCACCATCGATACGGCGGTCGAGGCGACGCGCATCGGCGCCATGAACTTCCTGGAAAAACCGATTGCCCTGCAAAAACTGCTGAAGGCGGTCCAGCAAGGCTTGACGCGGGCCCAGGAAACCGTGCGCGCGCCGAGCGTGGCGCCGCGTCCCGTGGCGCCCGTGGTGGCCGAGGAAAGCAGCCATCCCGTGCCCAGCTTTGGCGGCAGCGCGCCGCAACAGCTGATGGTGCGCCCAGGCATCGCCGTACCGGCGGTGGCCGAAGGCCATGGCTACAACCTGTCGTTCGACTTGCCGCTGCGCGAGGCGCGCGACGCGTTCGAGCGCATGTATTTCGAACACCACCTGGGCCGCGAAGGCGGCAGCATGACCCGCGTGGCGGAAAAAACGGGCCTGGAACGCACCCATTTGTACCGCAAGC